One Archangium violaceum genomic window, GCGCGACCTCATGGGCCTGGCCGAGACCACCTCACCCCGGGCCGGCCTGGGCGCGCAGTGCAGGACCCCGGAGTCCCTCCCCCAACAGACCGTCAGCGGGAACCAGAACGTCCTCTCGCTGAGCCTGCGGGCGCGCGGCACGCTGGAGCAGCCCCAGGTCGACCTCACCGCCGGAGTGCAGAACATCGGCGTGAATCAGATTGGCCTCGGCCAGGCACGCCTGCACTACGCCTATGACAACGCCCGCTCCACGTTCACGGCGAACCTCACCTCGCCCAATGGCGGCACGTTGGTGGCACGGGGCCACGCCACGCAGGACCTGTCCTTGTCGGCGCTGCGCCGGGGCGTGGACTACTCCCGGACGCCCCTGGAGGTGGACGTGGACTCGCACCAGTTCGACCTGTCCTTCCTCTCCGGCTCCCAGCTGCCCATGGTGCGCTCCATCGGCGGAATGCTGCGGATGGACAAGGTGCACGTGGATGGCACCGTCGGCGCGCCCAACCTCCGGGGCAGGCTCGAGTGGAAGAACGGCCAGCTCGCCCTGGACGGCCTGGGCGACTACCAGAACGTGCACGTGGCGCTCAACGTCACCGAGCAGAACCTGGAGCTGTCCGACTTCTCCGCGACCAGCGGCGGCGGCTCCCTGAACTTCAAGGCGAAGGCGAACCGCACGAAGTCGGGCCAGTTCCTCCTGACCGGCCAGGGCAACCTGAATGACTTCCCGCTCGTCCTGGAGGACCAGCTCCTGGCCCTCATCCGGCTGCGCACCGAGTTCGAGGGCGAGGTGTCCAGCCAGCTCGTCAACATCCGCAACCTCACCATCCCCGAGGCCCACATCACCCTGCCGGACATCAAACGCAAGGACGTGCAGACGATGGATCGGCCCGAGGGCATCGTCCTCGTGTGCAACGGGACGCCGATGAACGGCTCCAGGAGCAGCGAGCCCAGGGCCCAACCGGGCCGCCCGGGCACCGCCACGGGAGGTGCCGGCCCGGCCAGGGGGGAGCCTCAGCGCCAGTACTGGGTGAGCATCAACGCCCCCCGGAACCTCTGGGTGCACGGCTCGGACGTCAACGCGGAGGTGGGCCTGTCGGAGAACTTCCGCGTCGAGTCCGCGAACACCACCTCCATCTACGGCGAGGTGCGGGTGATTCGCGGCGAGGTGGAGGTGCTCGGCCGGCGCTTCGACATCCAGAAATCCAGCCAGGTGCGCTTCACCGGCCCGCCGATGGCGCCGTACATCAACGCCACGGCCGAGTACAACAACGAGAGCGCGGACGTGACGGTGTTCGTCGCCGTGCGCGGACAGGGCAAGGACATCACCATCAAGCCCACCAGCGAGCCGCCGCTGCCGGAGACGGAGATCTACACGCTGCTGGCCACGGGCCGGCGCACGCTCCGGGCGGGCTCGGGCGCGTCGATGAACCAGGGGCAGGTGGCGTCGGTGCTGGGCTCGGTGCTGGCCTCGCAGGCCCGCAAGGCCCTGGCCGCGAACCTGCCGCTGGACGTGCTCACCATCGAGGCCGGAGAGGAGGGCCTGGCGGGAGCGAGGCTGGAGGTGGGCAAGTACCTCACGGACAAGCTGTACCTGGGCTACACCGGCCGCCTGGGCTCGCCGCAGACGCAGTCCACCACGCGGCGGGAGAACACCAACGCGGTGCGGCTCGAGTACCAGTTCGGTCCGCGCTGGGGCGTCCAGGTGGAGTACGGCGATGCCCAGCAGGGCGGCGCGGACTTCATCTGGAGCAACGACTACTGACGCCGCTCGCTTCCGTTCGCTCGGCTGCGCCGCTGTTTGCCTCATGACCTGGGGTGGACGAGGCGCCTGCCGGGGAGGTGGAGTTCTCTCTGCTGGATCAGCCCCTGAGTACAGGCACTTGCCCGCCCTGGGTTGCTCGCTTGACCCATCGTCGATTGTTCGGAAGCTGGTGGCGCGGCGGGGGCTAAAGACCTCGAGCGAGAGGCCAGAGTTGGCTCATCGATTCACCCGCCAACAGCTGCGTGTTGTATGGTGCCCCCCGTTCTGAGCTACTCACGCGGGGGCGGCGGGTTGCCCATGCCACGAGGCGTCTTGAGGAAGGCCTTCGAGCACTGATGGAAGAGGAACCCTGCTGATTCTGGCAGTACGAACCAACCGACACAGGAGCCCCATCATGCCTCCGGCCGCACGCATCAGTGACATGCACGTCTGCCCGAAAGTAGAACCGGGACCAGTGCCGCACGTGGGAGGACCGGTTTCCACTGGAGAGCCAACGGTACTCATCGGCTACATGCCCGCCGCACGGGTCGGAGACATGGCGGTGTGTGTCGGCCCGCCGGACTCCATTTCTCAGGGTGAGCCATCGGTGCTCATCGGCAACAAGCCGGCGGCACGATTGGGAGATCCCACCTCACACGGTGGACAGGTCGTGGCGGGCTGTCCGACAGTGTTGATTGGCGCGCCCGCGCAGGCCAGGTGCATGGCGTCCGCCGCCGCCAGTGGAAATCCCTTTGTAACCAAGGCCGGAGCATGACGGCGGACACGGCTTCGGCACGGGTCGCGAGCCCTGGGAGACGGCTCATCGTCGAGGTGCGATGGGGCGCGTCCGCCGGCTCCAAGGGTGTGCTCGAACCGGGGCGTGTACTTCAGGTAGGTCGCGCGGAAACAGCGGGATTGTCGGTGCCCGGTGACGCATCGATGTCCGAGCTCCACTTCGAGCTCGCGTGGGACGGGACACACTGCACGCTACGCGACCTGAAAAGCGGAACGGGCACGCTGCTCGATGGACAGCGCGTTGAGGAGAGCCAGGTCTCCCATGGGGGTTGGGTGCGCGCCGGAATGACGGACTTCTCGGTGCACGTGGAGGCGATGACACCTCCGAACCGACCGGCAGTGGCGGAGCTTCCGGTGCGCAAGGCGCTCGAGGCCAGGGCATTGAAGGCCCTGGTGTCCCAATCCGGGCTGCTGTTCGCGGTGATGGACGCGGCGCAAGACGCGCGGGTGCTCGTCCTGCTGCGGGAGTCGGTGGAGGAATACCGCTCCCTCTATGATGGCCCCCAGGGAGATGTCCTGGCGGAGGTTGCGCCGTTGCTGGTGAGCCTGCCCAGGGACTCGCGCCTGTTGGAATCGTTGGTCCAGGAAGGGTGGGGAATGAATTGGGGACTGTTCCTCACCAGCCAGCGACCCTTCAAGGACGTTCGGCGGCACCTGCGGAAGTTCCTCATGATCCAGGACTCCACGGGCCAGGAACTCTACTTCCGCTTCTACGATCCACGGGTGCTCCCCATCTTTCTTCCCAGATGTTCGCCCGAGCAGCTCCAGGAGTTCTTCGGGGGCATCGACTCGTTCTTGATGGAAGGTTCCGCGGGAGAGCGCCTCCTTCGCTTCTCGGTTCGGGAGCGCAAGATTCGTAGGGACGAGGTATCACTCGTCTCGGCGTGAGCGTGTGCGGTCTGATCCGATTTCGTGAGCAACGGTGGGACGAGCATGTTCAAGATCAGCCAGGAGCAGATGGAGGCCTTCCGCCCGATCTGGCGGTCGAAGTCCGCCGAGCGAATCCTCGCGGGCTTGCGGTCGGAGGGGCTCCAGGCCGAGCGAGAGGCGACCACCGGTGACCTTGTCAGCACCGATGCGCGTGGCTTCCAGACGCGCATGGCCTTCCAAGCGGACGGACTGCCCTCGAGCCTGACGCCGCCCTCGGGAAATACGGTGGGCTTCGAGTTCGATGCCCAGGGGCGATTGTCGGCCATCCTCCATCCAGGTCCCGAACGGTTGGAGCTGGAACGGGACGCGAGAGGCAATGCTGTCACGCTTCGCCGCCCCGGCTTGATGTCGTACCTGCTCCGGTACGACGACAAAGACCGCCCGCTGTTGATCCGCTATCCGGATGGCAACACGGTCCGTTTCTCCTATCACCCGGCGGGACCGGTGGAGAGCGTGACCGACCGCACCGGCGCGCTCACCCGCTACCAGAGAGACGAGAGCGGCAGGCTGCGGGCCATCGTCGATCCGCTCGGACGCAAGACAACCTATGAGACCGATGGGCAAGGAGCCCTGACGGCCATCGTCTTCCCGGACGGTTCGCGCCAGGAGCACCGTCCGCATCCCGAGAAGTCATCCGCGGTGGTCGTCCTGCGTGATGGCTGTCAGATCGTCCATGAGTTCGATGAGGATGCGCGAGTCCTCAAGGCCATCACCTGGGCCGATGGGTCGCGAACGGAGTTCGAGCTGAAGGGAAACAACCTGACAGCCGCTCGCAACGACTTCGGAACCCTCACGAGCACCTTCGATGCGGACGGTAACCCACTCACGGAGGAGTCGCCGTTCGGGCAGGTCCAGTACGCCTATGACGAAGAGGGGCGCCTGGTGCGGCTGGTCTCACAGCACGGAGAGCCCCTCGAATACGAGTATGACGAGGACGGCCGGCTCAGTCTGGTACGAGAGTGGAGCGGGAGGGAGACCCGATTCCGTTACTCACCGGGTGGGACCGTCTCGGAAATCCATTACGGAAACGGTCTGCTCGAGACGCAGTCATACGCAAAAACCGGAAGGCTGGCCCAGGCCTGTGTCGTCGGCCGGAATGGAAGGACGCTCAGTGAGCAGGGATATGAGTACGACGCCTGCGAGCGGCTGACGGCCATGACGGATATGTCGGCCGCGCGCTTCGGACAACCCACGTCCCGGCGATTCCTCTATGACGCCGAGAGTCGGCTGCTCGGCGAATTGGATGCCACGACGAACCAGCCACTGGTGCATTACGCGTACGATGCCAAGGGCAACCTCGTCGATGACGCAGGCACCCGGGTGTGCATGGGCTTGGTGGATGAGCCCCGTATGTATGGGGAACGCTCCATCGAGTATGATGGAAACGGAAACATGGTTCTGCTGCCCACGCCGGGCGGCGAATTGTGGTGTTCCTTTGGTGGTGACGGGTTGCTGCGCGAGACGCGCAGTGGGGGCCGGGAAGTCCGTTATGGCTACGATGCCCTCGGACGCCGGGTCCTCAAGACAGATGGACGGACGACGTGGAAGTATGGCTGGGCGGGACACCAACTCCTTTGGGAAGAGGTGCAGTGGCACCCCGGGGCCCCCCCCGTGCGGCGGGATTACCTCTTCCTGCCGGAGACAGTGATTCCTCACGCCTTCCGAGAGAACGGGCGGACATACTGGCTGCAGACGGATGCGCGAGGAGCCGTCATCCGGGCTTTCGATGAGTCAGGCCAGGTCGTCTGGAGCGCACGCTATGACTCGTTTGGCGTGGTACGGGTGGAGGTTTCCGAAATACGCCAACCCTGGCGCCTGGCCGGTCAGTACGAGGATGAGGAGACAGGGCTCTACTACAACCATGCCCGCTACTATTGCGCGTGGCTGAAATCCTACATCTCACGCGACCCGCGTTGGTACGAGCCAGAGGCGACGAACTACAGCTACTGCCGCAATGACCCCTGGAACCGGGCAGACCCCTTTGGTGGGCTCGCGCCGCTGCTGGCCGTGGGCATCGCCGGTCTGGTAGGTGCGGCGGTGGGAGCGGTGACTGCGGCGGTGACCGGGGGAGATCCCGTTGCTGGAGCCGTGGAAGGCGCCATCGCGGGTGCGGGAGCGCTCGTGGCTGTCGTTGCTGGGGCTTCGGCGGGGGTCGTGCTCGCGGCGGGCGTGGTGGCCGCCGGCGTCGGAGCCTTCGCCGGTCAGCTCGTCGAGCAGGCCAATAATGGGGATGGCTTCTGCCTCATGTGCGCCCTGAAGGGGGCACTCGTGGCCGCGACCATCGACCTCGCCCTCCTCGGGCTCGGAAAGATTCCCGGAGTCAAGCAAGCCGCCAGGCGGCTGGCGAGGAAGCTTCTTCAGGCGGTTCATCCCGGGCTGCGCAGAGCCCGGCAGATCGCCGACAGACGCTTGGCCAGGCACCTGGAAAACGTGGCTGCACACAAAGCCAAATACGAGAAGGCCCTGGAGGCGGCCAAGAAGCGCAATGCCAAGCCCAGGACGCTCGGCGCACACAAGGGGAAGATCACCGAGGCCGTGGGTGAAGAGGCTGCGGCGAAGTACGTGGCAAGGAACCATCCAGAGCTCGAATTGCGTCACGGCTTCAAGCAGGGGGTCGGGTTTGATCAGGTCTATGTGAAGCGGGGTCTGGACGGGAAGATCAAGGAATATGTCATCGTCGAGGCGAAGGGACCTGGCGCCAAGCTCGGCACCACCAAGACCAAGGGGGCCCAGATGAGCGAACAGTGGGTCCGGAGCACAGCCGAAGACATGGCATCGAAGAACATGCGCTTGGGCAGGGAGTTGGTGGAGGCCCTGGACAGGAAGCCCCCTCCGAAGGTGACTGGCATGGTGCTGGAAGCCCTGGAGGGAGGCGGAGCCCGCGAATACCTCCCGCCCCATATTCAAGACTTTGGTAGATACAACTGACCTGCTAGGTGGGTGGCTCGGGAGAGCGCAATGGGACTGAAACTCAACAAGATCGCTGATGACGTCGTTGCCAAGAACCTGGAGTGGCGTGCGGGGCTGCTCAAGAAAGCGCTCCTCGAGAAGCCGCCTGCCGCGAGCGACGCCAGGGAGCTCGACAGGCACTACCGCTCGATCGGTGAGTCTTCGTGCGAAGTGGGTCTCATGCTGTACCAGCAGGAGAAGGACCCGAAGCAGATCCGGGAGCACCTGACCCTGGCCGGCCGAAACCTGCTCAAGATGCACGCGGTGCGGCAGAAGCCAGCGCCCAGCGAGTCCCGGATTCTGTGGGTATTCGAGAAGACGTTGTCCCTGGTCATCTGCTTCTGCGGTCCGGCGGAGCGAGAAGAACTGCTCCGGCTTCAGCCCTGGCAGTTCCGCAACCCCGTGGAGCCCTCGGATGATGCTTATGCCGGCTACCTGGAGCAGGTGAGGCTCTACCTGCGCAAGAGCGCCGTGGATCCGGCCGCCATCGAGGAGTTGATCGCGAAGTGCTCTTCCGATACGGCCTCCAAGGACGACAGGCAGTCCGTGCTGCCGGAGGTCCAGGCCCTTCGAGCCGTGGCAACCCAGGATACGAAGTTGTTGGACGAGTCCCTTGCCGAAGTCGTCAAGGCCCACGAGGTGCAAGCGAAGCGTGGGGAACTCAAGCTTCGCTCGGAGGGGTTCATCTGTCTGCCAGCAATGGCCCTGGCAAAGCTCGCCCAGGAGCGCGGGATGCAATGCGGTGTGAAGTCCCCCTACCTCCCCCTGTTCCTGCTGGAGGGTTGAGGTGAGTGATACCCTGACGCTGTACGTCGTGGACGAGAAGAAGCTACCCACCGGGCGCCAAGGTCTGTCGGATCAAGAGCTCCATGACAAGCTCGTTGCATCCGTACAGGCCCGGGGGGCTCGATGGGGGCAGTTGGAGATGGACACCCTCGATTTCGCCGAGGCACTCGAAATCATCGACGAGCAGATGGGAGGAACGAAGTTCCTGCCCGTGTTCGCATTCAACAATTCTCCGAACAATGTCCTCGGCGACGATAGCAACTGCCCGAGTTTTGGCTATTTCAGCCCCGAGCAGGTGCGGGATCTCAAGGCATCCCTCGATGACGTTCCCAACGACTTCATTGAGGAAATCGAGAGCGCCGATGACGATACGGTCGGGACGGTGCTGCACACCCTCCGGTCAGCGGCGGACGAGGCGGCTCGCAGAGGGTACGCACTCGCCATCCTCCACACGTAGGCGTCCCCGGCTGGCGGCATGGCCGGCTACCCGCCTCCTCGGGTAGCCTCCTTCGGACCCATCTCACGAGCGCGACATGACGACGAACACAGGAGAACCCACGGGCACTCCCCCGGTGAGGATCAACCGCGGTGACGTGTTCTGGATCGCACCGGATGACTCGCGAGGGCCTGCCCCGGACTACTCCCATCCCCACGTGGTGGTCCAGGACGACGTCTTCAACCACTCGCGCATCACGACCGTGGTCGTGTGCGCGTTGACGTCGAACCTGCACCGGGCGAGCGAGCCGGGGAACGTCCTGCTCGAGGTGGGCGAGGGGAACCTTCCCAAGCAGAGCGTCGTGGTCGTGTCGCGGCTCTCCTCGGTCGAGAAGACCCGCCTGGGTGAACGTATCGGCTCGCTGTCCGACACGCGGGTGGAGCAGATCCTGGCCGGCCTGCGATTCCAGCAGGTGTCGTTCTTCAGGCGGTAGAGAACGGCTCCCTCTCAGCGGGGAGGTGTCGAGGTTGACGCGGCGGCTGTCAGGGGGCGGAGTCCAGCAGACCCACGCCGCGCGCGGCCCACTCGCTCCCGGGAGCCGTGCGCAGGTCGTCCACGGGAAGGGGCAGCAGCTCCCACACATCCGGGTGCTCCGGGGGGACCCGGTTGGTGTTCTCGGAGCGGGCCCGGTAGAGTTGCCCGTCGTGCATCACCAGCCTGCCCGCGGCGTACGTCATCTCCGGCTGCCCGGGAGCCAGGGTGGCGCGGCTCGTCCACATCTCCAGCGCCCGGGTGGCGGTGCCCGCCGGTAGCCCCGTCGCGACGAAGCCCATGGCCGGGACGGGGCCATTCACGTTGCCACTGGCCGTCACCACGCCGGAGGTGCCACTCCCGCCGGTGAGCCCGGCGACGAGCTTGCGCCCTCCCTCCCACACGTTGTCCTTCAGCGTGGTGGGTGAGCTGATGGTGTTCCCCAGCCGGAAGATGACGCCGGGGTCCGTCGTGGACGGGTAGACCTCCGCATAGCCGAAGTCGAGCCCGCGGAAGGCGTTGCGCTCCCAGCGGAGCCTCGAGCCGCCGCCGGAGGTGCCACCGACGTAGATGCCGAGGTTGAGCGTGTCCGCGAAGTAGTTGTCGGTGAACTCCACGTCCAGGGGCAGATCCCCACTCTCCGCGCCCACGAAGAAGTTGAGCAGCGCGGCGGCTCCGCCCATGAAGACATTGTGGTGGAAGCGGATATGGCCGCCCCGGACCTGAGCCTGCGAGTTGTTGTCCTGGTAGCCCTGGAAGGCGGCGCGCCAGTCCAGGGCGCCGAAGGCCATGACGTTGTGGTGGATTTCAGCGCCCTCGCCAAGGTTCTGCACCTGCAGCGCCTCCGTGCCGGTGCGAACGATGCGGTTGTTGTAGACCTTCAGACCGGACCCGAGCGGCGTGGGCGGAGCCTGCGTGGACCCGAAGTAGATGCCCTCGCTGCCCGTGTCGTGGATGTAGAGGTCATGCAACCGGATGTCGTCGAGCGGCGGCACCGTGCCCCCGCTGCTCGTGTTGTTGATGCGCAGCCCCGCGAAGCCGGAGCGGGTGATTTCCAGGAACTCCACTTCGAAGCCGCGCGCTCCGCCGATGGCGAGCCCCATGTGGCTGCCATGCACGAAGGCATCGTCACTCAGGAAGCCATAGCGCTGGCGGGAGGTGGCGTAGGCGCCGCAGCGGTGGCCGGGAAAGTCCGGGTGGCCAGTGCCGGAATCAGCGTCATACCGGCCGGTGAGCACCCAGTTCGTGCCACCATTGATGACCCACAGATAACCCTGCGTGGTTCCCGCGGAAGGCCGGAGGATGACCTGTCCGCCCTTGTTGGTGATGACCAGCGGCCGGGACGCGCTGCGCACCGGCAGGTTGCCCAGGTTGAGGAGTTTGTACGTCCCCGCCTGGATGTAGAGCCGGTCCAGCGTGCTCCAATCCACCTCCGGAAAGCGCGCCTGCACGTCCGGGATGTAGAGTTGCCCATTCGAACCTGGCCCGGGAAGCGTGAACGTGTTCCCTGGAGGCCCGAAACGGCCAAAGGGCTCACAGCTTTCCGCGCGGCCGTCCGAGCCATCACTTCCAGCTGGCTCCTCCACCTGGATGCCCGCATCCCGCCCCTCGTCCTCCGCGCAAGCCGCGGCGATGAGGGTTGACATGACAATGACGACGATCTTCCAACGCATGGGTGTGACTCCTGAAGGGGAAATGGGTGTCCCGACCGTGGTGATATTGACAGATGTCTCGAGGGGCCTTGAAGAGCACCTTGGACTCGCAGTGACAGGACGCGCCACGAGTACTGGCAATTGCTCGGCATATCCCAGCTGGCTGGCAATCTCTCCCAGGGACATCCTGCCCTCGCTCACATAGCGGCGCGCCAGCTCGGCGCGCACGGCATCCACCAGTTGTTGGAAGTGGGTCCCCTCACTGGCCAGCCGTCGCTGCAAGGTGC contains:
- a CDS encoding DUF4123 domain-containing protein: MTADTASARVASPGRRLIVEVRWGASAGSKGVLEPGRVLQVGRAETAGLSVPGDASMSELHFELAWDGTHCTLRDLKSGTGTLLDGQRVEESQVSHGGWVRAGMTDFSVHVEAMTPPNRPAVAELPVRKALEARALKALVSQSGLLFAVMDAAQDARVLVLLRESVEEYRSLYDGPQGDVLAEVAPLLVSLPRDSRLLESLVQEGWGMNWGLFLTSQRPFKDVRRHLRKFLMIQDSTGQELYFRFYDPRVLPIFLPRCSPEQLQEFFGGIDSFLMEGSAGERLLRFSVRERKIRRDEVSLVSA
- a CDS encoding RHS repeat-associated core domain-containing protein, producing the protein MFKISQEQMEAFRPIWRSKSAERILAGLRSEGLQAEREATTGDLVSTDARGFQTRMAFQADGLPSSLTPPSGNTVGFEFDAQGRLSAILHPGPERLELERDARGNAVTLRRPGLMSYLLRYDDKDRPLLIRYPDGNTVRFSYHPAGPVESVTDRTGALTRYQRDESGRLRAIVDPLGRKTTYETDGQGALTAIVFPDGSRQEHRPHPEKSSAVVVLRDGCQIVHEFDEDARVLKAITWADGSRTEFELKGNNLTAARNDFGTLTSTFDADGNPLTEESPFGQVQYAYDEEGRLVRLVSQHGEPLEYEYDEDGRLSLVREWSGRETRFRYSPGGTVSEIHYGNGLLETQSYAKTGRLAQACVVGRNGRTLSEQGYEYDACERLTAMTDMSAARFGQPTSRRFLYDAESRLLGELDATTNQPLVHYAYDAKGNLVDDAGTRVCMGLVDEPRMYGERSIEYDGNGNMVLLPTPGGELWCSFGGDGLLRETRSGGREVRYGYDALGRRVLKTDGRTTWKYGWAGHQLLWEEVQWHPGAPPVRRDYLFLPETVIPHAFRENGRTYWLQTDARGAVIRAFDESGQVVWSARYDSFGVVRVEVSEIRQPWRLAGQYEDEETGLYYNHARYYCAWLKSYISRDPRWYEPEATNYSYCRNDPWNRADPFGGLAPLLAVGIAGLVGAAVGAVTAAVTGGDPVAGAVEGAIAGAGALVAVVAGASAGVVLAAGVVAAGVGAFAGQLVEQANNGDGFCLMCALKGALVAATIDLALLGLGKIPGVKQAARRLARKLLQAVHPGLRRARQIADRRLARHLENVAAHKAKYEKALEAAKKRNAKPRTLGAHKGKITEAVGEEAAAKYVARNHPELELRHGFKQGVGFDQVYVKRGLDGKIKEYVIVEAKGPGAKLGTTKTKGAQMSEQWVRSTAEDMASKNMRLGRELVEALDRKPPPKVTGMVLEALEGGGAREYLPPHIQDFGRYN
- a CDS encoding right-handed parallel beta-helix repeat-containing protein, whose product is MRWKIVVIVMSTLIAAACAEDEGRDAGIQVEEPAGSDGSDGRAESCEPFGRFGPPGNTFTLPGPGSNGQLYIPDVQARFPEVDWSTLDRLYIQAGTYKLLNLGNLPVRSASRPLVITNKGGQVILRPSAGTTQGYLWVINGGTNWVLTGRYDADSGTGHPDFPGHRCGAYATSRQRYGFLSDDAFVHGSHMGLAIGGARGFEVEFLEITRSGFAGLRINNTSSGGTVPPLDDIRLHDLYIHDTGSEGIYFGSTQAPPTPLGSGLKVYNNRIVRTGTEALQVQNLGEGAEIHHNVMAFGALDWRAAFQGYQDNNSQAQVRGGHIRFHHNVFMGGAAALLNFFVGAESGDLPLDVEFTDNYFADTLNLGIYVGGTSGGGSRLRWERNAFRGLDFGYAEVYPSTTDPGVIFRLGNTISSPTTLKDNVWEGGRKLVAGLTGGSGTSGVVTASGNVNGPVPAMGFVATGLPAGTATRALEMWTSRATLAPGQPEMTYAAGRLVMHDGQLYRARSENTNRVPPEHPDVWELLPLPVDDLRTAPGSEWAARGVGLLDSAP
- a CDS encoding Imm49 family immunity protein: MGLKLNKIADDVVAKNLEWRAGLLKKALLEKPPAASDARELDRHYRSIGESSCEVGLMLYQQEKDPKQIREHLTLAGRNLLKMHAVRQKPAPSESRILWVFEKTLSLVICFCGPAEREELLRLQPWQFRNPVEPSDDAYAGYLEQVRLYLRKSAVDPAAIEELIAKCSSDTASKDDRQSVLPEVQALRAVATQDTKLLDESLAEVVKAHEVQAKRGELKLRSEGFICLPAMALAKLAQERGMQCGVKSPYLPLFLLEG
- a CDS encoding PAAR domain-containing protein, with translation MHVCPKVEPGPVPHVGGPVSTGEPTVLIGYMPAARVGDMAVCVGPPDSISQGEPSVLIGNKPAARLGDPTSHGGQVVAGCPTVLIGAPAQARCMASAAASGNPFVTKAGA
- a CDS encoding type II toxin-antitoxin system PemK/MazF family toxin codes for the protein MTTNTGEPTGTPPVRINRGDVFWIAPDDSRGPAPDYSHPHVVVQDDVFNHSRITTVVVCALTSNLHRASEPGNVLLEVGEGNLPKQSVVVVSRLSSVEKTRLGERIGSLSDTRVEQILAGLRFQQVSFFRR